A window of the Streptomyces luomodiensis genome harbors these coding sequences:
- a CDS encoding glycerol-3-phosphate dehydrogenase/oxidase translates to MKTPALGPAERAEALARMADRELDVLVVGGGVVGAGTALDAATRGLETGLVEARDWASGTSSRSSKLIHGGLRYLEMLDFALVREALKERGLLLERIAPHLVKPVPFLYPLKHRVWERCYAGSGVALYDAMSFSSGHGRGLPAHRHLTRGRALRVAPCLRKDALVGALQYYDAQMDDARYVTMLVRTAAAYGAQVANRARVVGFLREGERVVGARVHDLEQGGEFEVRARQVVNATGVWTDETQALIGERGQFHVRASKGIHLVVPKDRIHSTTGLILRTEKSVLFVIPWGRHWVIGTTDTDWDLDKAHPAASSADIDYLLEHVNEVLAVPLTRDDVEGVYAGLRPLLAGESEATSKLSREHTVAHPVPGLVVVAGGKYTTYRVMAKDAVDEAVHGLDHRVGPCVTEEVPLVGAVGYKALWNARARIGRQTGLHVARIEHLLNRYGSAAQEVLELITDDSSLGEPLAGADDYLRAEVVYAASHEGARHLDDVLTRRTRISIETFDRGTRCAREAAGLMGPVLGWDEDQIDREVQHYEKRVEAERESQRQLDDLTADAARLGAPDIVPL, encoded by the coding sequence GTGAAAACACCGGCACTGGGACCGGCCGAGCGCGCCGAGGCGCTGGCCCGGATGGCGGACCGTGAGCTGGATGTGCTGGTCGTGGGCGGTGGAGTGGTCGGCGCGGGCACCGCGCTGGACGCCGCGACACGGGGCCTGGAGACCGGTCTGGTCGAGGCGCGGGACTGGGCCTCCGGGACCTCCAGCCGGTCCAGCAAGCTGATCCACGGCGGACTGCGCTATCTGGAGATGCTCGACTTCGCACTGGTGCGCGAAGCGCTGAAGGAGCGCGGGCTGCTGCTGGAGCGGATCGCGCCGCACCTGGTCAAACCGGTGCCATTCCTGTATCCGCTGAAGCACCGGGTCTGGGAGCGGTGCTACGCGGGATCGGGCGTGGCGCTCTACGACGCCATGTCCTTCTCCTCCGGGCACGGCCGGGGACTGCCCGCCCACCGCCATCTGACCCGCGGGCGGGCACTGCGGGTCGCGCCCTGCCTGAGGAAGGACGCGCTGGTGGGGGCGTTGCAGTACTACGACGCCCAGATGGACGACGCGCGCTACGTCACGATGCTGGTGCGCACGGCGGCCGCGTACGGCGCGCAGGTCGCCAACCGCGCCCGGGTGGTCGGTTTCCTGCGGGAGGGGGAGCGCGTGGTCGGCGCGCGGGTGCACGACCTGGAGCAGGGGGGTGAGTTCGAGGTCCGCGCCCGGCAGGTGGTGAACGCCACCGGGGTGTGGACGGACGAGACCCAGGCGCTGATCGGGGAGCGCGGCCAGTTCCACGTCCGGGCCTCCAAGGGCATCCACCTGGTCGTCCCCAAGGACCGCATCCACTCCACGACCGGGCTGATCCTGCGCACCGAGAAGAGCGTGCTCTTCGTGATCCCCTGGGGCAGGCACTGGGTCATCGGCACCACGGACACCGACTGGGACCTGGACAAGGCCCACCCGGCCGCCTCCAGTGCCGATATCGACTATCTGCTGGAGCATGTCAACGAGGTCCTCGCGGTGCCGCTGACCCGCGACGACGTGGAAGGCGTCTACGCCGGGCTGCGCCCGCTGCTGGCCGGGGAGTCGGAGGCCACCAGCAAGCTCTCGCGCGAGCACACGGTCGCCCATCCGGTGCCGGGCCTGGTGGTGGTCGCGGGCGGCAAGTACACCACGTACCGGGTGATGGCCAAGGACGCCGTGGACGAGGCGGTGCACGGTCTGGACCACCGGGTCGGGCCCTGTGTCACCGAGGAGGTTCCGCTGGTCGGCGCCGTCGGCTACAAGGCGCTGTGGAACGCGCGGGCGCGGATCGGCCGCCAGACCGGGCTGCACGTGGCGCGGATCGAGCATCTGCTGAACCGTTACGGCTCGGCCGCTCAGGAGGTGCTGGAGCTGATCACGGACGACTCGTCGCTGGGCGAGCCGCTCGCCGGGGCGGACGACTATCTGCGGGCCGAGGTCGTCTACGCCGCCTCGCACGAGGGGGCCCGCCATCTGGACGACGTCCTCACCCGGCGCACCCGCATCTCGATCGAGACCTTCGACCGCGGCACGCGCTGCGCCCGCGAGGCGGCCGGGCTGATGGGGCCCGTGCTGGGCTGGGACGAGGACCAGATCGACCGGGAGGTCCAGCACTACGAGAAGCGGGTGGAGGCGGAGCGCGAGTCCCAGCGCCAGCTGGACGATCTGACGGCGGACGCGGCCCGGCTGGGCGCGCCGGACATCGTCCCGCTGTAA